The following coding sequences are from one Arthrobacter crystallopoietes window:
- a CDS encoding dihydrodipicolinate synthase family protein codes for MITTPLARGLWGVLATPFTGTEFAVDTESLRREVQLYTRIPAAGVVVLGVFGEGAALDTAEQAVAVQTVAEEAGGTPLVVGLSARTTNVAIEQARTAIGAAGGNLAGLMVQVNTPNAETLSAHLHAIHQATGAGIVLQDYPAASGVKISTAQVLATVAQCPFIVAVKSEAPPTAAAIAQLTRATGVPVFGGLGGVGLIDELAAGAAGAMTGFSHPEALQLAITAHADGGFRAAREVFAPWLPLANFEGQPGIGLALRKEILKRRGIIAEALVRPPAPTLPQELADMIDAHLDAVKELF; via the coding sequence ATGATCACTACTCCGTTAGCCCGAGGCCTGTGGGGTGTCCTCGCGACCCCCTTCACCGGAACCGAGTTCGCCGTCGATACCGAATCGCTGCGCCGCGAGGTCCAGCTCTACACGCGCATCCCGGCCGCCGGCGTGGTGGTGCTCGGCGTGTTCGGCGAAGGCGCGGCCCTCGACACAGCAGAGCAGGCAGTCGCGGTACAAACGGTCGCCGAGGAAGCCGGAGGAACGCCACTCGTCGTCGGGCTTTCCGCCCGCACCACCAATGTGGCGATCGAGCAGGCTCGTACCGCCATCGGCGCCGCGGGAGGAAATCTGGCCGGCCTCATGGTGCAGGTCAACACGCCCAATGCGGAGACCCTGAGCGCACACCTGCACGCCATCCATCAGGCCACCGGCGCCGGCATCGTGCTGCAGGACTATCCCGCGGCTTCCGGCGTGAAGATCAGCACGGCGCAGGTGCTGGCTACCGTGGCGCAGTGCCCCTTCATTGTGGCGGTGAAGTCCGAGGCACCGCCGACCGCGGCCGCCATCGCGCAGCTCACCAGGGCCACCGGCGTTCCCGTCTTCGGCGGTCTCGGCGGCGTCGGGCTTATCGACGAACTGGCCGCCGGGGCGGCCGGCGCCATGACGGGTTTCTCGCACCCGGAGGCACTGCAACTGGCCATCACGGCACACGCCGACGGCGGCTTCCGCGCCGCCCGCGAGGTCTTCGCGCCCTGGCTGCCGCTGGCGAACTTCGAGGGCCAGCCGGGCATTGGCCTGGCCCTGCGCAAGGAGATCCTCAAGCGCCGCGGCATCATTGCCGAAGCGCTCGTACGGCCGCCGGCGCCGACCTTGCCGCAGGAACTGGCCGACATGATCGATGCCCACCTCGACGCCGTAAAGGAGCTTTTCTGA
- a CDS encoding TAXI family TRAP transporter solute-binding subunit: MPSTSKKVRRSRLAAAAILAPALFLGACGSPAPEGGGGGGGAESGEGGTLSIATGGTGGVYYPLGGGFATVIRENVEGYDATVQETNASVDNMLLIKSGAAQLAFSVGDVVADAVEGTGDFEGDPLDICSLGNIYNNFLQPVTVEGTGIQSVEDMKGKVVSVGAPGSATEVGAIRTLEAAGLDPEKDIDRRQLGVAETVAALRDGTIDAGFWSGGLPTGALIDLAADGDMVILPIGEYAAPMAEEYGKYYVEQEIPANTYEGQTEPIPVVASPNILVASAAMDEQLQQNITAAIFDNKEQLIQVHPAAEELDAATAGDVPFVETCPGSQTYFDQAGS; encoded by the coding sequence ATGCCCAGCACCTCAAAGAAGGTCCGCCGGTCACGCCTCGCCGCCGCCGCTATCCTGGCGCCGGCCTTGTTCCTGGGCGCCTGCGGCAGCCCGGCCCCCGAGGGCGGCGGCGGAGGCGGCGGGGCAGAGTCGGGCGAGGGCGGCACGCTGTCCATCGCCACCGGCGGCACCGGCGGCGTCTACTACCCGCTGGGCGGCGGTTTCGCGACCGTCATCCGTGAAAACGTTGAGGGCTATGACGCCACCGTCCAGGAGACCAACGCCTCCGTGGACAACATGCTCCTGATCAAGAGTGGCGCAGCGCAGCTTGCTTTCTCCGTGGGTGACGTCGTCGCTGACGCCGTCGAAGGAACCGGCGATTTCGAGGGCGACCCCCTGGACATCTGCTCGCTCGGCAATATTTACAATAACTTCCTGCAGCCGGTAACGGTCGAGGGCACCGGCATCCAGAGCGTCGAAGATATGAAGGGCAAGGTTGTCTCCGTCGGTGCACCGGGTTCGGCAACCGAGGTCGGTGCAATCCGCACCTTGGAGGCGGCCGGCCTCGATCCGGAAAAGGACATCGACCGCCGCCAGCTCGGCGTTGCCGAGACCGTGGCAGCCCTTCGCGACGGCACCATCGACGCGGGCTTCTGGTCAGGCGGCCTCCCCACGGGTGCCCTGATCGACCTCGCTGCCGACGGCGACATGGTGATCCTCCCGATCGGCGAATACGCTGCGCCGATGGCGGAGGAGTACGGCAAGTACTACGTCGAGCAGGAAATCCCGGCCAACACCTACGAAGGCCAGACGGAGCCCATCCCCGTGGTGGCCTCGCCCAACATCCTGGTTGCCTCCGCTGCCATGGACGAGCAGCTCCAGCAGAACATCACCGCTGCGATTTTCGACAACAAGGAACAGCTTATCCAGGTCCACCCTGCCGCGGAGGAGCTTGATGCAGCCACCGCCGGCGACGTGCCCTTCGTCGAGACCTGCCCCGGCTCCCAGACCTACTTCGACCAGGCTGGAAGCTAG
- a CDS encoding SDR family oxidoreductase — translation MDTGLKGKNVLIPGSSAGIGLAIARALANEGANVVLAARRQETVQAEAAKLPSAVGIGMDLNEEGAPARLVEQAEQAFGPIDVLVLNGGGPPPGGAADITDEQALAAVHQLLLQHIRLTNLVLPGMRQRGWGRIVAVGSSGVQSPLPNLSLSNIGRAGLAGYLKTLAAEVAADGVTVNMVLPGRIDTDRVASLDIAAAKRTGATPAEARKSSEATIPAGRYGKPEEFAAVVAFLAGAPAAYVTGEQIRCDGGLVRSY, via the coding sequence ATGGATACCGGGCTCAAGGGAAAGAACGTACTCATTCCGGGTTCGAGTGCCGGGATCGGACTGGCCATCGCGCGGGCGCTGGCCAATGAAGGCGCCAACGTGGTGCTCGCCGCCCGCCGCCAGGAAACGGTGCAGGCCGAGGCAGCCAAGCTGCCCTCCGCCGTCGGAATCGGGATGGACCTGAATGAAGAGGGCGCGCCTGCGAGGTTGGTCGAGCAGGCAGAACAGGCGTTCGGGCCCATCGACGTGCTGGTACTCAACGGCGGCGGTCCGCCGCCCGGCGGCGCCGCCGATATTACGGACGAGCAGGCACTGGCCGCCGTGCACCAGTTGCTGCTGCAGCACATCCGCCTTACCAATCTGGTACTGCCCGGCATGCGCCAGCGTGGCTGGGGCCGGATTGTGGCGGTGGGATCCAGCGGCGTGCAGAGCCCGCTGCCCAATCTCTCGCTGTCCAACATCGGCCGGGCCGGGCTTGCCGGCTACCTCAAAACCCTTGCCGCCGAAGTGGCAGCGGACGGAGTTACCGTCAACATGGTGCTCCCCGGCCGCATCGACACGGACCGGGTGGCCTCTCTCGACATCGCGGCCGCCAAGCGGACGGGCGCCACGCCCGCGGAAGCGCGCAAGTCCTCCGAAGCAACCATCCCCGCAGGCCGGTACGGCAAGCCGGAGGAATTCGCCGCCGTCGTCGCCTTCCTGGCCGGTGCGCCCGCGGCCTACGTCACCGGCGAGCAGATCCGCTGCGACGGCGGCCTGGTCCGCTCCTACTAG
- a CDS encoding CaiB/BaiF CoA transferase family protein — protein sequence MSVDSGPKHGTAQGAAPLEGVRVADFSRVLAGPYASMMLADFGADVIKVESPAGDDTRAWIPPVDKHGVGTYFSSVNRNKRSVVCDLRTEEGLVRARDLALQADVVIENFRPGVMQKFGLDYETLHAERPELVYCSITGFGSASGAHLPGYDLLVQAVGGLMSVTGSMDSEPSKVGVALVDVITGQNAVVGILAALRHRDATGRGQRIDVNLLSSLLAGLVNQASSTLATGEAPQRMGNAHPSIAPYETLRTQDGPLAVAVGTDRQFAGLVRVLGVPKLAEDPRFRTNTDRVAHRGELKPLLEEQLVRRPAAEWAGDLSAEGVPAGKVNSIVEALQLAEELGLDPAVEMNDGAGPRTSHQVANPIQLSETPASYRRLPPLLGEHNDAAFAALTTTSNGK from the coding sequence ATGAGCGTTGACAGTGGGCCGAAGCACGGTACTGCGCAGGGAGCAGCGCCGTTGGAGGGCGTCCGGGTGGCGGACTTTTCCCGCGTCCTGGCCGGGCCGTATGCCTCGATGATGCTTGCCGACTTCGGCGCGGATGTCATCAAGGTCGAGAGCCCGGCCGGGGATGACACGCGGGCCTGGATCCCACCGGTCGACAAGCACGGCGTCGGCACCTACTTCTCAAGCGTGAACCGGAACAAGCGCTCCGTAGTGTGCGACCTGCGCACCGAGGAGGGTCTGGTCCGGGCCCGGGACCTTGCTCTGCAGGCCGATGTGGTCATCGAGAACTTCCGGCCCGGCGTCATGCAGAAGTTCGGCCTGGACTACGAGACTTTGCACGCCGAGCGGCCCGAGCTGGTCTACTGCTCCATCACGGGTTTCGGCAGTGCTTCGGGGGCGCATCTGCCCGGCTACGACCTGCTGGTCCAAGCCGTCGGCGGGCTCATGAGCGTCACCGGGTCGATGGACTCCGAGCCGAGCAAGGTGGGTGTGGCACTGGTGGATGTGATCACCGGGCAGAACGCCGTCGTCGGTATTCTCGCGGCCCTGCGGCACCGGGACGCCACCGGGCGCGGGCAGCGGATCGACGTTAACCTGCTGTCTTCCCTGCTGGCCGGGCTAGTAAACCAGGCGTCCAGCACGCTGGCCACCGGCGAGGCACCGCAGCGGATGGGCAACGCCCACCCCAGCATCGCGCCCTACGAGACGCTGCGGACCCAGGACGGTCCGCTGGCCGTGGCCGTCGGCACCGACCGGCAGTTCGCCGGGCTGGTTCGGGTGCTCGGAGTGCCTAAGCTGGCCGAGGACCCGCGCTTCCGCACCAACACGGACCGGGTCGCCCACCGCGGCGAGCTCAAGCCCCTCCTTGAGGAACAGCTGGTCCGACGTCCTGCGGCGGAGTGGGCCGGCGACCTCAGCGCCGAAGGCGTGCCGGCCGGAAAGGTGAACTCCATTGTGGAAGCGCTCCAGCTGGCCGAGGAGCTGGGCCTGGACCCCGCCGTCGAAATGAACGACGGCGCGGGCCCGCGTACCAGCCACCAAGTGGCCAACCCGATCCAGCTCTCCGAAACCCCCGCCAGCTACCGGCGCCTGCCGCCGCTGCTCGGCGAACACAACGATGCGGCCTTCGCGGCGCTCACCACCACCTCGAACGGAAAGTAG
- the lhgO gene encoding L-2-hydroxyglutarate oxidase → MTGTRYAVIGGGILGAAVARRLLAVEPEAQVTVLEKEPTLAAHQTGRNSGVVHAGLYYTPGSLKARLCRRGVELLQEYCGERSLDYDECGKVLVARNSVEEARLGDIMARAQANGVPDVRIIDRDELRGIEPHVEGTSGLHSPHTAIVDYGAITRALADDVTAAGGTVRTSFEVTALTRRGLETVLTGCHNGAETTEAFDSVIVCAGLHADRVAKLAGDDDEPKIVPFRGEYYLLRPEKRDLVKGLVYPVPDPRYPFLGVHLTPRVDGEVMVGPNAVLALAREGYGWTTVSPRDLADTLAWPGFRAFAKQHWRTGAMEMIGSLSKRKFVAEARKYVPELTIDDVVPGPSGIRAQALGRDGSLVDDFRITRQGTVLSVRNAPSPAATSSLAIAEHIVSMALNRKDSPTP, encoded by the coding sequence ATGACAGGAACCCGTTACGCAGTAATCGGCGGCGGCATCTTAGGCGCGGCCGTGGCCCGCCGGCTGCTGGCCGTGGAGCCCGAAGCCCAGGTCACCGTGCTCGAGAAGGAGCCCACGCTGGCCGCGCACCAGACCGGCCGGAACAGCGGCGTGGTACATGCCGGGCTGTACTACACGCCGGGTTCGCTGAAAGCCCGGCTGTGCCGGCGGGGCGTCGAACTGCTGCAGGAGTACTGCGGCGAGCGCAGCCTGGACTATGACGAATGCGGCAAGGTACTCGTGGCGCGGAACAGCGTCGAGGAAGCCCGGCTCGGCGACATCATGGCCCGCGCGCAGGCCAACGGCGTCCCCGACGTCCGGATCATTGACCGGGACGAACTCCGCGGGATCGAGCCCCATGTGGAGGGCACCTCCGGCCTCCACTCACCCCACACGGCGATTGTGGACTACGGCGCGATCACCCGCGCGCTCGCCGACGACGTCACCGCCGCCGGTGGCACCGTCCGCACCTCCTTCGAGGTCACCGCGCTCACCCGCCGCGGCTTGGAAACGGTGCTGACCGGCTGCCACAACGGAGCGGAAACCACCGAGGCGTTTGATTCCGTCATCGTCTGCGCCGGCCTGCATGCCGACCGCGTGGCCAAACTGGCCGGCGACGATGATGAACCCAAGATCGTGCCCTTCCGCGGCGAGTACTATCTGCTGCGTCCCGAGAAGCGGGACCTGGTGAAGGGCCTCGTCTACCCGGTGCCCGATCCCCGCTATCCGTTCCTCGGCGTCCATCTGACCCCGCGCGTGGACGGTGAGGTGATGGTGGGGCCCAATGCGGTCCTCGCCCTCGCCCGCGAAGGCTATGGCTGGACCACCGTCTCCCCGCGCGATCTCGCCGACACCCTTGCCTGGCCCGGCTTCCGCGCCTTCGCCAAGCAGCACTGGCGCACCGGCGCGATGGAGATGATCGGCTCGCTGAGCAAGCGGAAGTTCGTCGCCGAAGCCCGCAAGTATGTTCCCGAACTGACAATCGACGACGTCGTTCCCGGCCCGTCCGGCATCCGCGCCCAGGCACTGGGCCGCGACGGCTCGCTCGTGGATGACTTCCGGATCACCCGCCAGGGGACGGTGCTGAGCGTCCGCAACGCCCCCTCCCCCGCTGCCACCTCCTCCCTCGCGATCGCCGAACACATCGTCTCCATGGCCCTTAACCGAAAGGACAGTCCCACCCCATGA
- a CDS encoding fumarylacetoacetate hydrolase family protein: MHHTLHLCSVREGADELAAVVHPRRGLALVRDLIPGFTGDVRDILAEDLLEKLESLAETTDDGAFRDPDSATYGAPYRHPRMIWGIGLNYVEHASDLSEGVPEEPASFIKADHTVIGPGEDIPLPAQSERTTTEAEVAVVIGRYCRNVEVADALDYVAGVVPVLDQTAEDILQRNPRFLTRAKNFPGFFSFGPRIVPLAEAVGDGTLADVQVSTVVNGEVRRTNTVSHMRYSPEYLISFHSKVMPLYPGDIISTGTPGAIHVQPGDTAECRVSGVGTLSNPVSSAN; encoded by the coding sequence ATGCACCACACCCTGCACCTCTGCTCGGTCCGCGAGGGCGCGGACGAACTCGCCGCGGTTGTCCACCCGCGCCGTGGCCTGGCACTGGTCCGCGATCTGATCCCGGGCTTCACCGGCGACGTCCGCGACATCCTCGCCGAAGACCTGCTGGAAAAGCTGGAGAGCCTGGCCGAGACCACCGACGACGGCGCGTTCCGCGACCCGGACTCCGCCACCTACGGTGCGCCTTACCGGCACCCGCGGATGATCTGGGGCATCGGCCTGAACTACGTGGAGCACGCGTCCGACCTTTCCGAGGGCGTGCCGGAGGAACCGGCCTCCTTCATCAAGGCCGACCACACGGTGATCGGCCCGGGCGAGGACATTCCCCTCCCGGCGCAAAGCGAGCGGACCACGACCGAGGCGGAAGTCGCCGTCGTTATTGGCCGGTACTGCCGCAATGTGGAGGTGGCGGACGCGCTGGACTATGTGGCCGGCGTCGTGCCGGTGCTGGACCAGACGGCGGAGGACATCCTGCAGCGCAACCCGCGCTTCCTCACCCGCGCCAAGAACTTCCCGGGCTTCTTCTCCTTCGGCCCGCGGATTGTCCCGCTGGCCGAGGCGGTCGGCGACGGGACGCTCGCGGACGTGCAGGTCTCCACTGTGGTCAACGGCGAGGTACGGCGGACCAACACCGTCTCCCACATGCGGTACAGCCCCGAGTACCTGATCAGCTTCCACAGCAAGGTGATGCCGCTGTACCCGGGCGACATCATTTCCACCGGCACCCCCGGTGCCATCCATGTGCAGCCAGGGGATACGGCTGAATGCCGCGTCTCCGGTGTGGGCACATTGAGCAATCCAGTGTCCTCAGCCAACTGA
- a CDS encoding SDR family NAD(P)-dependent oxidoreductase, giving the protein MENWLGLTNRRVLIAGAGGIGTACARAFAAAGAKVAVADLDEARLAGFDHPVAADFSTTTGCENAVAQVVEELGGLDILVHAVGINHRVPVLDTTDDDWDHVLDVNLSSAFRLGRAAGRHMVDAGWGRQIYCSSVSGLLAHPDHGSYASSKGGINQLLRVMAREWASSGVTVNAIAPGYTETDLTRTHLDKPGVREHYTSLVPAGRLGSVEDLTGPVLFLASDQASFVTGHVMYVDGGRTLV; this is encoded by the coding sequence GTGGAGAACTGGCTTGGCCTGACCAACCGCCGTGTGCTGATCGCAGGTGCCGGCGGCATCGGCACTGCCTGCGCCAGAGCCTTCGCAGCTGCGGGCGCCAAAGTCGCCGTCGCCGATCTCGATGAAGCCCGGTTGGCCGGCTTTGACCATCCCGTCGCCGCCGATTTCTCGACCACCACTGGCTGTGAGAATGCCGTCGCCCAGGTCGTCGAGGAGCTCGGCGGGCTGGACATTCTGGTCCACGCCGTCGGCATCAACCACCGGGTACCGGTCCTGGACACCACCGACGATGACTGGGACCACGTCCTTGACGTCAATCTTTCGAGCGCTTTCCGCCTCGGCCGGGCCGCCGGGCGGCACATGGTCGACGCCGGCTGGGGCCGCCAGATTTATTGCTCATCTGTTTCCGGCCTGCTGGCCCACCCGGACCACGGCTCCTATGCCAGCAGCAAGGGCGGCATCAACCAGCTGCTGAGGGTCATGGCGCGCGAGTGGGCCTCATCCGGCGTCACGGTCAATGCCATCGCGCCCGGCTACACCGAAACCGACCTCACCCGCACGCACCTGGACAAGCCCGGCGTGCGCGAACACTACACGTCGCTGGTCCCGGCCGGCCGCCTCGGCTCGGTTGAGGACCTCACCGGTCCTGTTCTCTTCCTGGCCTCGGACCAGGCGTCGTTTGTTACCGGGCACGTCATGTACGTGGATGGAGGCCGCACCCTTGTCTAA
- a CDS encoding TRAP transporter permease: protein MTERPDGNGAVTARASRPEDPRHAHHEDPHESNDEANSELNVKAQNDPGNDSIDEEALIAEFEAEKPARHLSGKPKLVVQVLGVSLSLFALYWVFNPMATQFYLPAFLMLGLSLTFLVYRGWGRTSQAQESGRADNPHIVDWVLAIVAIVPFLYIISDWDAFFRRAIIPTYLDLIMGTIAILLVLEACRRTVGILVPAVVMFFFAYAYFGPYFPDPFQTSAFGWIRLVGHNVMGTQGIFGVPTDVAATYIILFTIYGAVLGASGATKFFIDLSFSAFGQSRSGPGRTVTLAGFLLGTVSGSGVATTVTLGGISWPLLRKAGYPKEHGGAVLAAAGIGAIMSPPTLGAAAFIIAALLNVSYLEVLIWATIPTLLYYLGIILAIEMDARRFKTKAVDFDAKPVGKLLLRFGYHFSSLIAIVVFMALGMTPFRAVVYATMLAFVLSFFDRESWMTPKRIWDALATGATGALSVIPVMAAAGLIVGVMTLTGLGLKLANIIVDFAGGSLFLTALFSAISVILLGLAVPVTASFIISWVIIGPALQDVGVPAFAAAMFIFYYSVLSEVSPPTALSPFAASAITGGKPIPTMWLTWRYTLSAFLVPFIFVLSGPGIGLLMQGGIGTVLLALAVSATAVAALAVATGGWIIGPANWLERAVIGLGSLPLLVMEPMFLAVGAGAIAVGLLLHVIRIKRRSHDEPAAPAAASTP, encoded by the coding sequence ATGACCGAGCGACCCGACGGCAACGGAGCCGTGACCGCGCGTGCATCGCGGCCGGAAGATCCACGGCACGCGCACCATGAGGACCCGCATGAGTCGAACGACGAAGCCAACAGCGAGCTTAATGTGAAAGCACAAAACGATCCCGGGAACGATTCGATCGACGAAGAGGCGCTGATCGCCGAATTCGAGGCCGAAAAGCCGGCGCGGCATCTGAGCGGCAAGCCCAAGCTGGTGGTCCAGGTCCTCGGGGTTTCCTTGTCGCTGTTCGCCCTCTACTGGGTGTTCAACCCCATGGCCACGCAGTTCTACCTGCCGGCGTTCCTGATGCTCGGCCTGTCGCTGACCTTCCTGGTCTACCGCGGATGGGGCAGGACCAGCCAGGCGCAGGAAAGCGGCCGAGCGGATAACCCGCACATCGTCGACTGGGTACTCGCCATCGTCGCGATCGTTCCCTTCCTGTACATCATCTCCGACTGGGATGCCTTCTTCCGGCGCGCCATCATTCCCACCTACCTCGACCTGATCATGGGCACGATCGCAATCCTGCTCGTGCTTGAGGCGTGCCGCCGTACCGTGGGCATCCTCGTACCGGCCGTGGTGATGTTCTTCTTTGCCTACGCGTACTTCGGCCCTTACTTCCCGGACCCGTTCCAGACGTCGGCGTTCGGCTGGATCCGTCTGGTGGGCCACAACGTGATGGGCACGCAAGGCATCTTCGGTGTCCCCACGGACGTCGCGGCCACCTACATCATCCTCTTCACCATTTACGGTGCGGTGCTCGGCGCCTCCGGAGCCACGAAATTCTTCATCGACCTTTCGTTCTCGGCCTTCGGCCAGTCCCGTTCCGGCCCCGGACGTACTGTTACCCTGGCGGGTTTCCTCCTCGGTACCGTTTCCGGTTCCGGCGTTGCCACCACGGTCACCCTCGGCGGCATCTCCTGGCCACTGCTGCGTAAGGCAGGCTACCCCAAGGAGCACGGCGGTGCGGTCCTGGCCGCGGCCGGCATCGGTGCGATCATGTCTCCTCCCACCCTTGGCGCCGCGGCCTTCATCATCGCCGCCCTGCTGAACGTGTCCTACCTGGAAGTGCTGATCTGGGCCACCATTCCCACCCTGCTGTACTACCTCGGCATCATCCTGGCCATCGAGATGGACGCCCGGCGGTTCAAGACCAAGGCGGTCGACTTCGATGCCAAGCCCGTTGGCAAGCTGCTGCTGCGCTTCGGCTACCACTTCAGCTCCCTGATCGCGATTGTCGTGTTCATGGCGCTGGGCATGACCCCGTTCCGGGCCGTGGTGTACGCGACCATGCTCGCCTTTGTACTCAGCTTCTTCGACCGCGAGTCGTGGATGACCCCGAAGCGGATCTGGGACGCCCTGGCAACGGGTGCCACCGGCGCCCTGTCCGTCATCCCCGTCATGGCGGCGGCCGGCCTGATTGTCGGTGTCATGACGCTGACCGGCCTCGGCCTGAAACTGGCGAACATCATCGTGGATTTTGCCGGCGGAAGCCTGTTCCTGACGGCGCTGTTCTCCGCCATCTCGGTGATCCTGCTCGGGCTGGCCGTACCGGTCACCGCTAGCTTCATCATCTCGTGGGTGATCATCGGCCCCGCGCTTCAGGATGTCGGCGTGCCCGCGTTCGCCGCAGCCATGTTCATCTTCTACTACTCCGTGCTCAGCGAAGTGTCGCCGCCGACCGCGCTCTCGCCGTTCGCCGCCTCAGCCATCACCGGCGGCAAGCCCATTCCGACGATGTGGCTGACCTGGCGCTACACGCTCTCTGCCTTCCTCGTCCCGTTCATCTTCGTGCTGTCGGGACCTGGGATCGGCCTGCTGATGCAGGGCGGCATCGGTACCGTGCTGCTGGCCCTGGCTGTTTCGGCGACCGCGGTTGCGGCGCTGGCCGTGGCAACCGGCGGCTGGATCATCGGCCCGGCGAACTGGCTTGAGCGCGCGGTGATCGGTCTCGGCTCGTTGCCGCTGCTGGTCATGGAGCCCATGTTCCTGGCCGTCGGCGCAGGCGCCATCGCCGTCGGGCTCCTGCTCCACGTCATCCGCATCAAGCGGCGCTCCCATGACGAGCCCGCAGCACCGGCGGCGGCCAGCACACCGTGA
- a CDS encoding MFS transporter yields MTAAPTGRPVVTLLQAVSVTTTGVLPAFLLGALAVQIRDDLNLGPALMGIAAATLFAVSGIFARPLGCVVQRLGAGRGMAISAGLAVLALAGAGAAPSFPILVAALFIGGMANSMAQPAANLGISRSIGDKRLGLAFGIKQSAIPAASILGGLAVPTIGLVLGWRYAFFCGAVVAAALAVWALARGQGATGPAKASGHPEDRGTPRAGLVVLTLAGGLAAAAATSLGVFLVDSSVQAGISPSAAGLLFAGAALLGLLIRVFLGALMDRMPTRSPYILIANLLVAGVFGYLLLSVGSHPLIVIGSLLAFGAGWTWTGLLHFAVVRDNRLAAASATGAVQTGLSLGSAVGPLLFGFLVSATSYSTAWVVAGMVALAAAITFRIGRRLIRKSRGMPVFTLRRKTVSPTSTLKSTSPKETR; encoded by the coding sequence GTGACCGCTGCACCGACCGGACGGCCAGTCGTCACGCTGCTGCAGGCCGTCTCCGTCACCACTACCGGCGTGCTGCCCGCATTCCTCCTGGGCGCGCTGGCAGTACAGATCCGGGACGACCTGAACCTGGGACCGGCACTGATGGGCATCGCGGCAGCCACGCTGTTTGCCGTATCGGGCATCTTCGCCCGGCCGCTCGGCTGCGTAGTCCAGCGGCTGGGCGCCGGCCGGGGCATGGCGATCTCGGCCGGATTGGCGGTCCTCGCGCTGGCAGGAGCCGGCGCGGCGCCGTCGTTCCCTATCCTGGTGGCGGCGCTCTTCATCGGGGGCATGGCAAACTCCATGGCCCAGCCTGCCGCGAACCTCGGAATCTCCAGGAGCATCGGCGACAAACGGCTGGGCCTGGCCTTCGGCATCAAGCAGTCGGCCATCCCGGCGGCGTCGATTCTGGGCGGGCTGGCCGTGCCGACCATTGGACTGGTGCTGGGCTGGCGGTACGCGTTCTTCTGCGGCGCGGTTGTGGCCGCGGCCCTCGCCGTCTGGGCACTCGCCCGTGGACAGGGCGCAACAGGTCCAGCCAAGGCTTCAGGGCACCCGGAGGACCGCGGCACCCCGCGTGCCGGACTCGTGGTCCTCACCCTGGCCGGCGGGCTCGCGGCGGCCGCCGCGACCTCGCTGGGCGTGTTCCTCGTGGACTCGTCCGTGCAGGCCGGGATCTCGCCCAGCGCGGCAGGCCTCCTCTTTGCGGGAGCGGCGCTGCTGGGCCTGTTGATCCGGGTCTTCCTCGGCGCCCTTATGGACCGCATGCCGACCCGCAGCCCCTACATCCTGATCGCGAACCTGCTCGTCGCCGGTGTCTTCGGCTACCTGCTGCTGAGCGTCGGCTCCCACCCGCTGATCGTCATCGGCAGTCTGCTCGCCTTCGGCGCGGGCTGGACGTGGACCGGACTGCTGCACTTCGCCGTCGTCCGCGACAACCGGCTGGCGGCAGCATCCGCCACCGGCGCCGTGCAGACCGGCCTCTCGCTCGGTTCTGCTGTCGGCCCACTGCTGTTCGGCTTCCTCGTCAGCGCGACCTCCTATTCAACCGCCTGGGTTGTGGCCGGGATGGTCGCCTTGGCCGCGGCAATCACATTCCGCATCGGGCGCCGCTTGATCCGCAAATCACGAGGCATGCCGGTCTTCACCCTGCGCCGCAAAACCGTCAGCCCAACCTCAACACTCAAGTCAACGTCACCGAAGGAAACCCGATGA
- a CDS encoding carboxymuconolactone decarboxylase family protein gives MSNRLPLLQPDSMDQSQRRLYEEITAPPRANGPFRIMYDDGALAGPFNALLHSPAIGNAVQALGAALRFGGTLPDRTRELVICAVAVALEAEYEWYAHSRVALAVGVTAAELDQLRAGVLPESASGCESAALLFTGALLREASIPDAVHAQTLEYLGHQGIVELTVLVGYYRTLAGLLAVADAPIPADPVSQ, from the coding sequence TTGTCTAACCGCCTCCCGCTGCTGCAGCCCGATTCGATGGACCAGAGCCAGCGGCGGCTCTACGAGGAGATCACCGCACCGCCGCGGGCCAACGGCCCGTTCCGGATTATGTACGACGACGGCGCCCTCGCCGGCCCGTTCAATGCGCTTCTGCATTCTCCCGCCATCGGCAACGCCGTCCAGGCCCTCGGCGCTGCGCTCCGTTTCGGCGGCACGCTCCCGGACCGAACCCGCGAACTCGTGATCTGCGCCGTCGCCGTCGCCCTCGAGGCAGAGTACGAGTGGTACGCGCACAGCCGGGTGGCCCTTGCCGTGGGCGTCACGGCAGCCGAACTAGACCAGCTCCGCGCCGGAGTCCTCCCCGAAAGTGCGTCCGGCTGTGAATCGGCGGCGCTGCTGTTCACCGGTGCACTGCTCCGCGAGGCCAGCATCCCGGACGCCGTCCACGCGCAGACGCTCGAATACCTGGGACACCAGGGAATCGTCGAACTGACAGTCCTCGTGGGCTACTACCGGACCCTCGCCGGACTGTTGGCCGTGGCCGACGCGCCAATCCCGGCCGACCCTGTTTCACAGTAA